A region of Argentina anserina chromosome 5, drPotAnse1.1, whole genome shotgun sequence DNA encodes the following proteins:
- the LOC126793327 gene encoding uncharacterized protein LOC126793327 isoform X2 codes for MIAHWLNNLRLCFKRAHAAILAASYPLSQNYLFPDCVPEKTIIPKGSSSTSEKRSTNHELDAVQKAAVRQILGRSGSPPYIIQGQGCVNYARKTERNRYKLSSTGEVVREAALQIYRSSPDDRILICAPLNSTCDGFMISLKNVIPECDMYRTNAAFREVNEADLLHVCYQLSATE; via the exons ATGATCGCTCATTGGCTCAACAATCTCAG GCTCTGCTTTAAAAGAGCTCATGCTGCTATCCTAGCTGCATCATATCCTTTGTCCCAGAACTACCTCTTTCCTGATTGTGTTCCAGAAAAGACCATCATTCCCAAAGGTTCATCATCCACGTCGGAAAAGCGTTCCACCAATCATGAACTTGATGCAGTTCAAAAGGCTGCAGTTAGACAGATTTTAGGCCGGTCTGGTTCGCCACCCTACATTATACAGGGCCAAGGCTGCGTGAATTATGCGAGAAAGACTGAACGTAACAGGTATAAACTATCAAGCACAGGAGAGGTTGTTCGAGAAGCAGCATTGCAAATCTATAGAAGTTCCCCAGATGATCGTATTCTCATATGTGCCCCCTTAAACAGCACATGTGATGGGTTTATGATTAGTTTAAAGAATGTAATTCCAGAGTGTGACATGTATCGAACCAATGCTGCATTTAGAGAGGTAAATGAGGCTGATCTTCTCCACGTTTGTTACCAGCTTTCGGCTACAGAGTGA
- the LOC126793332 gene encoding putative disease resistance protein RGA4 translates to MAEALIYVLLEQLASVVYQHTNEAVKLVLNADQDVKSFSSNLKTIQAVLEDAEKKQVMEAKVADWLEKIKDVSYEMDDVLDEWNTELLKQQVKEEADTKKKELNEKLTSIAADRELYSFHHSAIVGLMINN, encoded by the exons ATGGCCGAGGCACTCATCTATGTGCTTTTGGAGCAATTGGCTTCAGTAGTGTATCAACACACAAATGAAGCAGTGAAGCTGGTCTTGAATGCTGACCAAGATGTCAAAAGTTTCAGCAGCAACCTCAAAACCATCCAGGCAGTGCTCGAGGATGCAGAGAAGAAACAAGTGATGGAGGCTAAGGTGGCAGACTGGTTGGAGAAGATTAAAGATGTATCGTATGAAATGGACGATGTGCTAGATGAGTGGAACACTGAGCTTCTCAAACAACAAGTGAAGGAGGAAGCAGATACCAAGAAGAAG GAACTGAATGAGAAGTTAACTTCGATAGCGGCTGACAGAGAATTATATAGCTTTCATCATTCCGCTATAGTTGGCCTGATGATCAACAACTAA
- the LOC126793327 gene encoding probable RNA helicase SDE3 isoform X1 produces the protein MLHVTLSLEEAIIKVKKKNKKNFVMLELDSVPQRRPFLLSRDFVYARPSGSDVQPFEGILYRVVRGSHVLVDFGHEFHYQRDAKHRYDISFSYYRLCFKRAHAAILAASYPLSQNYLFPDCVPEKTIIPKGSSSTSEKRSTNHELDAVQKAAVRQILGRSGSPPYIIQGQGCVNYARKTERNRYKLSSTGEVVREAALQIYRSSPDDRILICAPLNSTCDGFMISLKNVIPECDMYRTNAAFREVNEADLLHVCYQLSATE, from the exons atgttGCATGTGACATTGAGTTTGGAAGAAGCAATTATAAAGGtcaaaaagaagaataaaaaaaactttgtAATGTTAGAATTGGATTCCGTTCCTCAGAGACGCCCATTTCTTTTGTCAAGGGACTTTGTTTATGCACGACCTTCGGGTAGTGATGTTCAACCATTTGAG GGAATTCTCTACCGTGTGGTGAGGGGCAGTCATGTATTAGTTGATTTTGGACATGAATTTCATTATCAGCGTGATGCGAAACACAGATATGACATCAGCTTCTCATATTACAGGCTCTGCTTTAAAAGAGCTCATGCTGCTATCCTAGCTGCATCATATCCTTTGTCCCAGAACTACCTCTTTCCTGATTGTGTTCCAGAAAAGACCATCATTCCCAAAGGTTCATCATCCACGTCGGAAAAGCGTTCCACCAATCATGAACTTGATGCAGTTCAAAAGGCTGCAGTTAGACAGATTTTAGGCCGGTCTGGTTCGCCACCCTACATTATACAGGGCCAAGGCTGCGTGAATTATGCGAGAAAGACTGAACGTAACAGGTATAAACTATCAAGCACAGGAGAGGTTGTTCGAGAAGCAGCATTGCAAATCTATAGAAGTTCCCCAGATGATCGTATTCTCATATGTGCCCCCTTAAACAGCACATGTGATGGGTTTATGATTAGTTTAAAGAATGTAATTCCAGAGTGTGACATGTATCGAACCAATGCTGCATTTAGAGAGGTAAATGAGGCTGATCTTCTCCACGTTTGTTACCAGCTTTCGGCTACAGAGTGA